Proteins encoded together in one Lysinibacillus sp. FSL K6-0232 window:
- a CDS encoding PstS family phosphate ABC transporter substrate-binding protein: MKKWKYLTMTAVMGSALMLGACGGESAQNGNGTETNASTDAGQEASDEKLQGSVAGDGSSTVAPIIEAVVEEYAGTQPDVKVSVGVSGTGGGFEKFIAGETDFSNASRNIKDEEKAKLEEAGIDFTELALAYDGLSVVVNPENDWAQDLTVEQLQKIWIEDGTEKKWSDIDPSWPDDKIVFYSPGTDSGTYDYFDEVILDGADLVSAATLSEDDNMLVQGVAGDKNAIGFFGYAYYLENKDKLKIVKINGVEPTNETIEAGEYTPLSRPLFTYVKNSAMKDNEAAYDFIKFTLENAGDMAEAVGYVRLPEEQYTEGLKTLEGLK, encoded by the coding sequence ATGAAAAAGTGGAAGTACTTAACAATGACAGCGGTAATGGGTTCTGCATTAATGCTTGGTGCATGTGGTGGCGAGTCTGCCCAAAATGGTAATGGCACAGAAACAAATGCATCAACAGACGCAGGACAAGAGGCATCTGATGAAAAGCTACAAGGCTCTGTGGCTGGAGATGGTTCTTCAACAGTAGCACCAATTATTGAAGCAGTCGTTGAAGAGTATGCAGGTACACAACCAGATGTCAAGGTATCAGTAGGGGTTTCTGGTACTGGTGGTGGTTTTGAAAAATTCATCGCAGGTGAAACAGACTTTTCAAATGCATCTCGTAATATAAAAGATGAAGAGAAAGCGAAATTAGAAGAAGCAGGCATTGATTTTACAGAGCTAGCTTTAGCATATGATGGTTTATCAGTAGTCGTGAACCCAGAAAATGACTGGGCACAAGACTTAACAGTAGAACAATTACAAAAAATTTGGATTGAAGATGGCACAGAGAAAAAATGGTCTGATATTGATCCATCTTGGCCAGATGACAAAATCGTTTTCTATTCACCAGGTACGGATTCAGGCACATACGATTACTTTGATGAAGTGATTTTAGATGGTGCTGATCTTGTAAGCGCAGCGACATTATCAGAGGATGATAATATGCTTGTACAAGGTGTTGCAGGTGACAAAAACGCAATCGGCTTCTTTGGTTATGCTTACTACTTAGAAAATAAAGATAAATTAAAAATCGTGAAAATCAATGGTGTAGAGCCAACAAATGAAACAATTGAAGCAGGTGAATATACACCACTTTCACGTCCACTATTCACATATGTAAAAAATAGTGCAATGAAAGATAATGAAGCAGCATATGATTTCATTAAATTTACACTAGAAAATGCAGGCGATATGGCTGAGGCAGTTGGCTATGTTCGCTTACCTGAAGAACAATATACTGAAGGCTTAAAAACTTTAGAAGGCTTAAAATAA
- a CDS encoding peptidoglycan D,D-transpeptidase FtsI family protein: MRKVPGKNRAASVKAKHHSNLTFRMNILFFAIFIVFSMLIFRLGYMQIVKGEEYVRLLASTEEVPVNTSVPRGRMYDRYGRILVDNHPENAITYTKMQTTTTEEMLEIAEKLAQLIEQPTNRVTLRDKQDFWILKNHDAAYEKVTKAEEDKIRQKEDITTSQINAEIDKLVRERITNEELLQLTEEDLEVLAIYREMASGYNLSPQIIKSENVSADEFARVSERLTELPGVNTTTDWKRVKLSSLSILGRTTVPTKGIPKERLDYYLARDYSRNDRVGESYIEAQYEELLQGQKTVVKNITNKKGQVVDTVTTYEGEPGKDLVLALDSELQAETDKIVEEELLNLKAMGGSYLLDRAFLIMMDPNTGDILSMVGKKIEKDPETGKNIVVDYAYGTFTTAYETGSSVKAATVLMGYNQDVISMGTPMGDEPIKLAGTAPKTSIFNRGGYITMNDLSALERSSNVYMFKIAMMINGTPYSYGMPLRLKDDTFAKMRNNYAQFGLGVKTGIDLPNEFSGVQGPAGPTMGGKTLDLAIGQYDTYTPLQLAQYISTIANGGYRVQPHVVKEVRDPSQDGKQLGQLVTEVGPRILNQIDNPKEEIDYVKQGLRRVYTGKQGTARAQFADAPYTAAGKTGTAEVVYYGPLKEHYGTNTINLTHVGFAPYENPEIAYAVVIPWVNTNLDPHYYQNNVIARRSLDKYFELKAKYQAENISDSNVQQPILPAATEEKIGEGEQE; this comes from the coding sequence ATGCGTAAAGTACCAGGAAAAAATCGCGCGGCGAGTGTTAAGGCAAAACATCATTCTAATTTAACATTTCGTATGAATATCCTTTTCTTTGCAATATTTATCGTATTTTCAATGTTAATTTTTAGACTGGGTTATATGCAAATCGTAAAAGGAGAAGAATATGTACGACTTTTAGCGAGTACAGAGGAAGTGCCTGTTAATACAAGTGTGCCAAGGGGCCGCATGTATGATCGTTATGGGCGTATTTTAGTTGATAATCACCCTGAAAATGCTATTACCTATACGAAAATGCAGACAACAACAACAGAGGAAATGCTGGAAATCGCTGAGAAGCTAGCACAATTAATTGAACAGCCAACAAATCGTGTGACATTGCGCGATAAGCAGGATTTCTGGATACTTAAAAACCATGATGCTGCCTATGAAAAAGTAACAAAGGCTGAGGAAGATAAAATTCGACAAAAAGAAGATATTACAACAAGTCAAATCAATGCAGAGATTGATAAGCTTGTGCGTGAACGTATTACAAATGAGGAGCTTTTACAATTAACAGAGGAAGATTTAGAAGTATTAGCAATCTATCGAGAAATGGCTTCTGGCTATAATTTATCACCTCAAATTATTAAAAGTGAAAATGTATCGGCAGATGAATTTGCACGTGTATCAGAGCGTTTAACAGAGCTGCCAGGCGTCAATACAACAACAGACTGGAAGCGTGTAAAGCTATCATCCTTATCTATTCTTGGCCGTACCACTGTCCCAACAAAGGGGATACCAAAAGAAAGGCTTGATTATTATTTAGCACGTGACTATTCACGGAATGACCGTGTTGGGGAAAGCTATATTGAAGCGCAATACGAGGAGTTATTACAAGGTCAAAAAACAGTTGTAAAAAATATTACCAATAAAAAGGGGCAAGTAGTCGATACGGTTACAACCTATGAAGGAGAGCCCGGTAAAGATTTAGTTTTAGCATTGGATAGTGAGCTACAAGCAGAAACCGATAAAATTGTAGAAGAAGAACTGCTTAACTTAAAGGCCATGGGCGGCTCCTATTTATTAGATCGTGCCTTTTTAATTATGATGGACCCGAATACAGGCGATATTTTATCGATGGTTGGTAAAAAAATCGAAAAGGACCCTGAAACAGGAAAAAATATAGTTGTGGACTATGCCTATGGTACATTTACAACAGCTTATGAAACAGGTTCTTCTGTCAAGGCTGCAACAGTTCTAATGGGCTATAATCAAGATGTTATCTCGATGGGTACTCCTATGGGCGATGAACCAATTAAATTAGCTGGAACAGCCCCTAAAACATCGATCTTTAACAGAGGCGGCTATATTACGATGAATGATTTAAGTGCTTTAGAGCGCTCTTCCAACGTTTATATGTTTAAAATCGCCATGATGATTAATGGCACACCTTATAGCTATGGTATGCCTTTACGTTTAAAGGATGATACATTCGCAAAAATGCGTAATAATTATGCGCAATTTGGTTTAGGTGTAAAAACAGGTATTGATTTACCAAATGAATTTAGTGGGGTACAAGGTCCAGCTGGTCCAACAATGGGTGGTAAAACATTGGACTTAGCGATTGGTCAGTATGATACGTATACACCGCTTCAACTTGCACAATATATTTCAACAATTGCCAATGGTGGCTATCGTGTGCAGCCACATGTAGTAAAAGAGGTACGTGATCCATCACAGGATGGCAAACAACTAGGGCAATTAGTAACAGAGGTTGGGCCAAGGATTTTAAATCAAATAGATAACCCTAAAGAAGAAATTGATTATGTCAAACAAGGGTTACGTCGTGTATACACTGGTAAACAAGGGACAGCACGAGCTCAGTTTGCGGATGCACCATATACAGCTGCAGGGAAAACAGGAACAGCAGAGGTAGTGTACTATGGACCATTAAAAGAGCATTATGGTACAAACACGATTAACCTAACACATGTTGGCTTTGCACCATATGAAAATCCTGAAATTGCCTATGCTGTTGTGATTCCATGGGTTAATACAAATTTAGATCCTCACTACTATCAAAATAATGTCATTGCTAGACGTTCATTAGATAAGTATTTTGAATTAAAAGCAAAATATCAAGCTGAAAATATATCAGATAGTAATGTACAGCAACCGATTTTACCAGCCGCTACAGAGGAAAAAATTGGTGAAGGTGAGCAAGAATAA
- a CDS encoding IS1182 family transposase: protein MSNQKITNEEYTTQTTLLLEVQEKPVSKRQLAPTFKPYNNHQSFFIYDLQELIPENHVARVVDEMIEDIPDELLFQHYLGGGRSSYHPKMMLKVILYAYSQKVYSCRGIEKLIRESIPAMWLAGMQNPDFRTINFFRGYRMKTLMDELFENMIHQLIEKGYITFEDYFLDGTKLEANANKYSFIWKKSTVRFEEKLKEKIKENLQHIHELAQTEEMELEEIPEEDVTSGQLTTLSHQLETQVNTLTAEIEATKEVSVRKELRSRRSALKKPIKLIQENFIPRIQKYQAYHETFGDRNSFSKTDTDATFMRMKEDHMKNGQLKPGYNVQMATENQFILYYSIHQRPTDTRCFIPHLEKLAASTLPMPKTVIADAGYGSEENYLYAIGEEKEPRFDYLIPYNTYLKENTRKYKNNIKNAKNWDYQEKDDWFICPNGRKVLFKKYQNKKNASGFQQSYKIYECEDCSDCPLKAQCTTAKGNRQVHWNTVFEEMKAKAKAALECEEKAAIYARRKIEVESVFGHIKGNRSFRRFLLRGLDKVHVEFGIVALAHNLLKVAAIRQLLSGNKRIDKKSGGEKRDVFLLQIYFKDLWDSPFFLWRVDKRAKVADRVQKGAVRATFHEQAPSNK, encoded by the coding sequence ATGAGCAATCAAAAGATTACTAATGAAGAGTATACCACACAAACCACACTTCTTCTAGAGGTACAAGAAAAACCTGTATCCAAAAGACAACTTGCCCCTACGTTCAAACCGTATAACAATCATCAAAGTTTTTTTATTTATGATCTCCAAGAACTGATTCCTGAGAATCACGTCGCACGTGTTGTTGATGAAATGATCGAAGACATTCCAGATGAGCTACTTTTTCAACACTATTTAGGTGGTGGGCGCAGTTCCTATCATCCGAAAATGATGCTGAAAGTGATTTTGTACGCCTATTCCCAAAAGGTGTATTCCTGCCGTGGGATTGAAAAATTGATTCGGGAAAGCATTCCCGCGATGTGGTTAGCAGGCATGCAAAACCCCGACTTCCGTACGATCAACTTTTTTCGTGGCTATCGTATGAAAACCCTAATGGATGAGTTATTTGAAAACATGATCCACCAATTAATTGAGAAAGGATATATTACCTTTGAGGACTACTTCTTGGATGGGACAAAGCTTGAAGCGAATGCCAATAAGTATTCTTTCATTTGGAAAAAATCTACGGTCCGTTTTGAAGAAAAACTGAAAGAGAAAATCAAGGAAAACCTTCAGCACATTCACGAACTTGCCCAGACAGAAGAAATGGAACTGGAGGAGATTCCGGAGGAAGATGTAACGTCAGGACAATTGACAACCCTTTCCCATCAATTAGAAACACAAGTAAATACCTTAACAGCTGAAATCGAAGCGACCAAAGAGGTGTCTGTTCGAAAAGAACTCCGTTCACGTCGAAGTGCGTTAAAGAAACCGATCAAACTAATTCAAGAAAATTTCATCCCACGCATTCAAAAATATCAAGCGTATCATGAGACATTTGGCGATCGCAATAGTTTTTCAAAAACGGATACGGATGCCACGTTTATGCGCATGAAAGAAGATCACATGAAAAACGGTCAATTGAAACCCGGCTACAATGTTCAAATGGCAACGGAGAATCAATTTATTTTATATTATTCCATCCATCAACGCCCAACAGATACGCGCTGTTTTATTCCTCATTTGGAAAAACTAGCAGCGTCTACTTTGCCAATGCCAAAAACCGTCATCGCCGATGCAGGATATGGCAGCGAAGAAAATTACTTATATGCAATAGGGGAAGAAAAAGAGCCACGTTTTGATTATTTAATTCCATATAATACATATTTAAAAGAAAACACGCGCAAGTATAAAAATAATATCAAGAATGCGAAAAATTGGGACTATCAGGAAAAGGACGATTGGTTTATTTGCCCGAATGGACGCAAGGTGCTATTTAAAAAATATCAAAACAAAAAGAATGCCTCGGGATTTCAGCAAAGCTATAAAATCTACGAATGTGAAGATTGTTCAGATTGCCCATTAAAGGCACAATGTACAACAGCAAAAGGTAATCGTCAGGTTCATTGGAATACCGTATTTGAAGAAATGAAGGCAAAGGCAAAAGCAGCCCTTGAATGTGAAGAAAAAGCCGCCATCTATGCTCGACGTAAAATCGAGGTAGAAAGTGTGTTCGGTCACATCAAGGGCAATCGGTCGTTCCGTCGATTCCTATTACGGGGCCTTGATAAGGTCCACGTGGAATTTGGGATTGTGGCATTAGCCCACAATCTCCTGAAAGTAGCTGCCATCCGTCAGCTACTTTCAGGGAACAAGCGAATAGACAAAAAATCTGGAGGGGAAAAACGTGATGTTTTTCTCCTCCAGATTTATTTTAAGGACTTATGGGACAGCCCCTTTTTTTTGTGGCGGGTGGATAAAAGGGCAAAAGTGGCGGATAGAGTCCAAAAAGGCGCTGTAAGAGCAACCTTTCATGAGCAAGCACCGTCAAATAAATGA
- a CDS encoding superoxide dismutase, with translation MAYELPQLTYAYDALEPHIDAKTMEIHHTKHHQTYITNVNAALEGTEFADKDVNELIANLDALPADKQTAVRNNGGGHANHTLFWEVIAPGGSNTPVGEVAKAIDAKFGSFDAFKEEFAKAATTRFGSGWAWLIVDGDSVAVTSTPNQDSPVMEGKTPILGLDVWEHAYYLNYQNRRPDYIGAFWNVVNWDVVEAKFQAAK, from the coding sequence ATGGCTTATGAATTACCACAATTAACTTACGCTTATGACGCATTAGAACCACATATCGATGCAAAAACAATGGAAATCCATCACACTAAACACCACCAAACGTATATCACAAACGTGAATGCTGCACTAGAAGGTACAGAATTTGCAGATAAAGATGTGAATGAATTAATCGCAAACCTTGATGCACTTCCAGCTGATAAGCAAACGGCAGTACGTAACAATGGTGGCGGACATGCTAACCATACATTATTCTGGGAAGTAATCGCACCAGGCGGTTCAAATACGCCAGTTGGTGAAGTAGCAAAAGCAATCGATGCTAAATTCGGTTCTTTCGATGCTTTCAAAGAAGAATTTGCTAAAGCTGCTACAACTCGCTTCGGTTCAGGTTGGGCTTGGTTAATCGTTGATGGTGACTCAGTTGCTGTTACGTCTACTCCAAACCAAGACTCTCCAGTAATGGAAGGTAAAACGCCAATTTTAGGCTTAGACGTTTGGGAGCATGCATACTACTTAAACTACCAAAACCGTCGTCCAGATTACATCGGTGCATTCTGGAACGTAGTAAACTGGGATGTAGTAGAAGCGAAATTCCAAGCTGCAAAATAA
- a CDS encoding DUF456 domain-containing protein: MEVIGWILVIACFVISFIGLVYPIIPGVLFLLGGFLVYGLFFSFAELSWWFWVIEILFVVLLFGADTIANAVGIKKFGGSNAGMWGSTIGLLIGPFVIPVAGILVGPFLGAVIAELIVEKRTFSEAVKSGVGSLIGFLTSTLAKAVIQIVMIILFFIMI, translated from the coding sequence ATGGAAGTGATTGGCTGGATTTTAGTAATTGCCTGTTTTGTAATTTCATTTATTGGTTTAGTATATCCAATTATTCCAGGCGTACTGTTTTTACTTGGTGGATTTTTAGTATATGGCTTATTTTTCTCATTTGCAGAGCTAAGCTGGTGGTTCTGGGTAATTGAAATATTATTTGTCGTGCTGCTATTTGGCGCTGATACAATTGCAAATGCTGTTGGCATTAAAAAATTTGGTGGCTCTAATGCAGGTATGTGGGGCAGTACCATTGGTTTATTAATTGGCCCATTCGTTATTCCTGTGGCAGGTATTTTAGTTGGTCCATTTTTAGGGGCAGTCATTGCAGAGCTCATTGTGGAGAAAAGAACATTTAGCGAGGCTGTTAAAAGCGGTGTTGGCTCATTAATTGGATTTTTAACATCTACTCTTGCAAAGGCAGTTATTCAAATTGTAATGATTATTTTATTCTTCATTATGATTTAA
- a CDS encoding Na/Pi cotransporter family protein: MTIDWQSILFQFLGGLGVFLFSIKLMGDGLQKSADERLREWLNRFTTNPIMGVLVGIFVTVCIQSSSATTVITVGLVSAGFLTLRQAIGVIMGANIGTTITAFIIGINVGIYFYPLLALGAGCIFFFKKSMYQHIGQIMFGFGGLFLGLELMSVSMQSFHKLADVAELTVQLSQQPIIGVFLGTLLTLLVQSSTATVGVLQGLYAEQLIDLDSALPILFGENIGTTVTAVLASLGASIYAKRAAAVHVLFNVIGTVIFMIFFTPFLHYVQWVSELFQLGPRMQIAVAHGSFNIFNMMIQLPFIAGLAALVTKLLPGSDGHINVTTKHLDPSFIDSSPAIALGQAKEEVLRMGEHALRGLEETFLYMKTGEAEHIPTVVQLEAGLNHLDNEITNYLVMVSKQPLSRADSVRHHTLLTNVRDFERIGDHFENILELLQYKAHHEVSLSKSARQDLIGMFSLAIEAVRKSIEALDTASLSLAQEVTELESLIDDMEDKLRQKHIARLNTNECSGAAGMVYMDIVSNLERIGDHAVNIADSILGIRH, from the coding sequence TTGACAATAGATTGGCAAAGTATACTTTTTCAGTTTTTAGGTGGGCTAGGCGTTTTTTTATTTTCCATTAAATTAATGGGAGATGGACTGCAAAAGTCAGCAGATGAGCGTTTACGTGAATGGTTAAATCGCTTTACAACCAACCCTATTATGGGCGTTTTAGTCGGTATATTTGTAACGGTTTGTATCCAATCGAGTTCTGCTACAACGGTTATTACAGTTGGCTTGGTAAGCGCAGGCTTTTTAACATTACGTCAAGCAATTGGTGTGATTATGGGTGCTAATATTGGTACAACGATAACAGCCTTTATTATTGGCATTAATGTAGGTATTTATTTTTATCCATTACTAGCGCTCGGTGCAGGCTGTATATTCTTCTTTAAAAAATCTATGTATCAGCACATTGGTCAAATTATGTTTGGCTTTGGAGGATTATTTTTAGGATTAGAGTTAATGAGTGTAAGTATGCAGTCCTTTCATAAATTAGCAGATGTGGCGGAATTAACCGTTCAACTAAGTCAACAGCCAATAATCGGTGTGTTTTTAGGAACATTATTAACATTGCTTGTACAAAGCTCAACCGCAACAGTTGGTGTGCTGCAAGGCTTATATGCTGAACAATTAATTGATTTAGATAGTGCATTACCGATTTTATTTGGTGAAAATATTGGCACGACCGTGACGGCTGTTTTAGCATCGCTTGGTGCTTCCATCTATGCCAAACGAGCAGCAGCTGTGCATGTTCTCTTTAATGTGATTGGTACAGTGATTTTTATGATATTTTTTACGCCCTTTCTGCACTATGTGCAATGGGTAAGCGAATTATTTCAGCTAGGGCCCCGTATGCAAATTGCTGTAGCACATGGCTCCTTCAATATATTTAATATGATGATTCAGCTTCCCTTTATCGCTGGCTTAGCTGCTTTAGTCACAAAATTGTTGCCAGGTTCTGATGGACATATTAATGTTACAACAAAGCATTTAGACCCCTCTTTTATCGACTCATCTCCAGCGATTGCACTTGGCCAAGCAAAGGAAGAAGTGTTACGCATGGGTGAGCATGCCCTGCGAGGATTAGAAGAAACATTCCTCTATATGAAAACAGGCGAGGCTGAGCATATTCCAACAGTTGTACAATTAGAGGCTGGGCTAAATCATTTAGATAATGAAATTACCAATTACTTGGTGATGGTGTCTAAGCAGCCGCTTTCTCGTGCAGACTCAGTAAGGCATCATACATTATTAACGAATGTCAGAGATTTTGAACGAATTGGCGATCATTTTGAAAATATTTTAGAGCTGCTACAATACAAGGCACATCATGAGGTCAGCTTAAGCAAATCAGCGCGACAAGATTTAATTGGAATGTTTAGCTTAGCAATAGAGGCGGTACGAAAAAGTATCGAGGCATTGGATACGGCAAGCTTAAGCTTAGCGCAAGAGGTGACGGAGCTAGAAAGCTTAATCGATGATATGGAAGATAAATTGCGCCAAAAGCATATTGCTAGATTAAATACTAATGAATGCAGTGGTGCAGCAGGGATGGTTTATATGGATATTGTTAGTAATTTAGAGCGTATTGGTGACCATGCTGTAAATATTGCAGACTCCATTTTAGGTATTCGTCATTAA
- a CDS encoding DUF1189 family protein: MKHSQLFIDSLIHPKKLAAYRLLPIGKVIQYTFLLITIVAVFSLGRFVTGMSVDTFDMDSLHGLTDYIENIKWLLYPFTFLMLFIVTTMLIFGQIAIYALAGLFILKITKRRGEYRHLWRTTTFAITWATLLSMLAEYLPAYKVIISVISVFVTIILLIIALTKYPKQPTAK, encoded by the coding sequence ATGAAACACTCACAGCTTTTTATCGATAGCCTTATTCACCCTAAAAAACTAGCAGCCTATCGTTTACTACCTATTGGAAAGGTTATTCAATATACCTTCCTACTCATTACCATTGTCGCAGTATTCTCTTTAGGTCGATTTGTTACAGGAATGTCTGTGGATACATTTGATATGGATAGCTTACATGGTTTAACTGACTATATAGAGAATATTAAATGGCTTTTATACCCCTTTACCTTCTTAATGCTTTTTATTGTGACGACGATGCTTATTTTTGGTCAAATTGCTATTTATGCATTAGCTGGTTTATTTATCTTAAAAATCACGAAACGTCGCGGAGAATATCGTCATCTATGGCGAACAACAACCTTTGCCATTACATGGGCAACTTTATTATCTATGCTGGCAGAATATCTACCAGCTTATAAAGTTATTATCTCTGTGATTTCTGTATTTGTAACAATTATTCTATTAATAATAGCTTTGACAAAATATCCAAAACAACCAACCGCAAAATAA
- the ispG gene encoding flavodoxin-dependent (E)-4-hydroxy-3-methylbut-2-enyl-diphosphate synthase: protein MSEICHRSNTRPVRVGNLTIGGSNELFIQSMCTTKTHDVEATVAEILRLEEAGCQIVRVAVPDERAANAIADIKKRIHIPLVADIHFDYKLALKAIENGIDKVRINPGNIGRKEKVEAVVNAAKAKGIPIRIGVNAGSLERHILEKYGYPTADGMVESALHHIKILEDLDFHDIIVSMKASDVNLAIEAYEKAAKAFNYPLHLGITESGTLFAGTVKSAAGLGAILSKGIGNTLRISLSADPVEEVKVARELLKSFGLASNMATLISCPTCGRIEIDLISIANEVEEYISTLNVPLKVAVLGCAVNGPGEAREADIGIAGARGEGLLFMKGKTVRKVPEETMVEELKKEIDKLAAEMAEKRAAEEAQQANA from the coding sequence ATGAGTGAAATTTGTCACCGTTCAAATACACGTCCCGTACGTGTCGGTAACTTAACAATTGGTGGTAGTAATGAATTATTCATTCAAAGTATGTGTACAACAAAGACACATGATGTAGAAGCAACGGTTGCAGAAATTCTGCGCCTTGAGGAAGCGGGCTGTCAAATTGTTCGTGTTGCAGTGCCAGATGAGCGTGCAGCGAATGCGATTGCCGATATTAAAAAGCGTATTCATATTCCATTAGTAGCTGATATTCATTTTGACTATAAATTAGCATTAAAGGCCATTGAAAATGGTATTGATAAAGTGCGTATTAACCCGGGGAATATTGGTCGTAAAGAAAAAGTAGAGGCTGTTGTCAATGCAGCAAAAGCAAAAGGTATCCCAATTCGTATTGGTGTAAATGCTGGTTCATTGGAGCGTCATATTTTAGAGAAATATGGCTATCCTACAGCCGATGGTATGGTAGAATCTGCCCTCCATCATATTAAAATTTTAGAAGACTTGGACTTCCATGATATTATTGTGTCGATGAAGGCATCTGATGTAAACCTTGCGATTGAAGCCTATGAAAAAGCAGCTAAAGCCTTTAATTATCCGCTGCATTTAGGCATTACAGAATCAGGTACACTTTTTGCTGGTACAGTAAAATCAGCAGCAGGACTTGGAGCGATTCTATCAAAAGGTATTGGGAATACATTGCGTATCTCCCTTTCGGCTGACCCTGTAGAGGAAGTAAAAGTAGCGCGCGAGCTACTCAAATCTTTTGGCCTAGCTTCTAATATGGCAACACTCATTTCCTGCCCAACATGCGGGCGTATTGAAATTGACTTAATTTCGATTGCGAATGAAGTGGAAGAATATATTTCAACGTTAAATGTGCCATTAAAGGTAGCCGTGCTTGGCTGTGCCGTAAACGGTCCTGGTGAAGCACGTGAAGCAGATATTGGAATTGCTGGCGCGCGTGGCGAGGGTCTGCTATTTATGAAGGGGAAAACCGTTCGTAAAGTACCTGAAGAAACAATGGTAGAGGAATTGAAAAAAGAAATTGACAAATTAGCGGCTGAAATGGCAGAAAAGCGAGCAGCTGAAGAGGCACAACAAGCAAATGCCTAA
- a CDS encoding 5' nucleotidase, NT5C type has protein sequence MQKPRFGIDIDGTVTCPSTLIPHINKEYNVNITLDDVCEYDFLSAFPHPVDRGAFNTWFKENEPYMYKVSEVAKDAKNILTAWKNDFELYYISARGENVADITVDWFQTQAIPYDHIELLGSHDKLAAAKKYAVEAFFEDKHDNAVMLAEELKIPVVLFDTPYNRLAVPDNVVRVYNWQEANQFITNYFK, from the coding sequence ATGCAAAAGCCCCGCTTTGGGATTGATATTGATGGAACAGTTACATGTCCAAGCACACTCATTCCACATATTAATAAAGAGTATAATGTCAATATTACACTCGATGATGTTTGTGAGTATGATTTTTTATCTGCCTTCCCACATCCTGTTGATCGAGGTGCATTTAATACATGGTTTAAGGAAAATGAGCCTTATATGTATAAAGTGTCAGAGGTAGCAAAGGATGCCAAAAATATTTTAACAGCTTGGAAAAATGATTTTGAGCTTTACTATATTTCGGCACGAGGCGAAAATGTAGCAGATATTACAGTAGATTGGTTTCAAACACAAGCAATTCCCTACGACCATATCGAGCTGCTTGGTAGCCATGATAAGCTAGCAGCCGCTAAAAAATATGCGGTGGAAGCCTTCTTTGAGGATAAGCACGATAATGCCGTTATGCTAGCAGAAGAGCTAAAAATACCTGTTGTCTTATTTGATACACCTTATAATCGTCTAGCCGTACCTGATAATGTGGTGCGTGTCTATAACTGGCAGGAAGCCAATCAATTTATTACAAATTACTTCAAATAA